One part of the Flavobacterium johnsoniae UW101 genome encodes these proteins:
- a CDS encoding SRPBCC domain-containing protein has translation MERKTKISAENGQQEILITREFDLPLELLFKAYVEPEIVEQWMGTKVLKLENKKHGSWQFETKDPNGNVVFSANGVIHDFVPNERIIRTFEMDNANFAPQLEFLEFEKLTDETSKITIQTIYKSVEHRDYQLKLPFAQGLNMAHNRLQEIVNQLK, from the coding sequence ATGGAACGCAAAACAAAAATCAGTGCCGAAAACGGCCAGCAGGAAATCCTGATTACAAGAGAATTTGACCTCCCTCTTGAATTGCTTTTTAAAGCGTATGTAGAACCTGAAATTGTAGAACAATGGATGGGAACAAAGGTTTTAAAATTAGAAAATAAAAAACACGGCAGCTGGCAGTTTGAAACCAAAGATCCAAACGGAAATGTGGTGTTTAGTGCCAATGGTGTAATACACGATTTTGTTCCAAACGAAAGAATTATCAGAACTTTTGAAATGGACAATGCAAATTTTGCACCTCAGTTAGAGTTTCTGGAATTTGAAAAACTGACAGATGAAACCAGTAAAATAACCATTCAGACTATTTACAAATCAGTTGAGCATAGAGATTACCAGTTAAAACTGCCTTTTGCACAAGGTCTGAATATGGCACACAATCGTTTACAAGAAATCGTTAATCAACTAAAATAA
- a CDS encoding ArsR/SmtB family transcription factor produces MEIRRDVFQAIADPTRRAILNLVAIQAMTPGTIAENFDSSRQTISKHIKILTECELLDQRQNGREIYYYINAQKIKEVADFIEPFRKMWDDRFNKLESIMKNYKPKKD; encoded by the coding sequence ATGGAAATACGTAGAGATGTTTTTCAGGCAATTGCCGATCCAACCCGAAGAGCAATTTTAAACCTGGTAGCCATACAAGCTATGACTCCCGGTACAATAGCGGAAAATTTTGATTCGTCGAGACAGACGATTTCAAAACACATTAAAATCCTGACAGAATGCGAATTGCTTGACCAGCGGCAAAACGGAAGGGAAATTTATTACTATATCAATGCACAAAAAATTAAGGAAGTGGCTGATTTTATAGAGCCGTTCCGCAAAATGTGGGATGATCGTTTTAATAAATTAGAAAGTATAATGAAGAACTACAAACCTAAAAAAGATTAG
- a CDS encoding DUF2200 domain-containing protein, with protein sequence MNNKVFQYSFASIYRLYKEKVEKKGRTAEEVDTVILWLTGYNDKQFRDQIEKKADLETFFAEAPNLNPNASKITGVICGCRIEEIEDPLMQKIRYMDKLVDELAKGRKMEKILRE encoded by the coding sequence ATGAACAACAAGGTTTTTCAATATTCGTTTGCCAGCATTTATCGATTATACAAAGAAAAAGTAGAAAAGAAAGGCCGTACAGCAGAAGAAGTAGATACTGTTATTCTTTGGCTTACAGGTTATAATGACAAACAATTTAGAGATCAGATTGAAAAAAAGGCGGATTTAGAAACCTTTTTTGCTGAAGCACCAAATCTGAATCCGAATGCTTCGAAAATTACGGGAGTAATTTGTGGCTGCAGAATTGAAGAAATCGAAGATCCGCTGATGCAGAAAATTCGTTATATGGATAAATTAGTAGACGAATTGGCAAAAGGCAGAAAAATGGAAAAGATATTAAGAGAATAA